From the Fulvia fulva chromosome 2, complete sequence genome, one window contains:
- a CDS encoding putative acyltransferase, with amino-acid sequence MSSNYDTYSLGDFKLKNGGMIPNASIAYKTFGESTNPAVIYPSWYSGLISDNEWLIGKDKTLNPDKYFIIITALFGNGQSSSPSNMPDVRPWPEVLFYDNVKAQHQLVTKKLGIKHARAVLGWSMGAGQTYQWATQYPDFMDLVVPFCGSAKTALHNQSMLEGVKSAVLAGKGAVSGGVCKGEANAGACRAWSEEEKTVGLKALGRVYSGWGFSQPFYRQRLYESVLGFKDIEDFMLNFWEPWALSKDPDNMVAMLYTWQAGDCSAQEPYNGDFDAAMKGIKAKALVLPAQTDLYFPPEDSEDEVARMNPGIGKCIPFPSIWGHWAGGPGDSKEDLKWLDEKLRDFLANN; translated from the exons ATGTCATCGAACTACGACACCTATTCATTAGGCGACTTCAAGCTGAAGAATGGCGGCATGATACCAAATGCTAGTATAGCTTACAAGACATTCGGTGAATCGACCAACCCAGCCGTCATCTATCCTTCATGGTATTCCGGGCTG ATCTCCGACAACGAGTGGCTGATCGGAAAAGACAAGACCCTCAATCCGGACAAGTACTTTATTATCATCACAGCGCTATTCGGCAACGGCCAGTCCAGTAGTCCCAGTAACATGCCCGATGTTCGTCCTTGGCCTGAGGTACTCTTCTACGACAACGTCAAAGCACAGCACCAGCTTGTGACCAAGAAGCTCGGCATCAAGCATGCTCGCGCAGTACTGGGCTGGAGTATGGGAGCTGGTCAGACATATCAGTGGGCTACCCAGTACCCAGACTTCATGGACTTGGTGGTGCCATTCTGTGGCTCGGCGAAGACAGCTCTTCATAACCAATCTATGCTCGAGGGCGTGAAGTCGGCCGTCCTTGCCGGCAAGGGCGCTGTATCCGGAGGTGTTTGCAAAGGTGAGGCTAACGCGGGAGCATGCCGTGCATGGTCGGAGGAAGAAAAGACTGTTGGACTCAAAGCTTTGGGTCGTGTGTACTCTGGCTGGGGTTTTAGCCAGCCGTTCTACCGCCAACGTCTTTACGAGTCCGTACTCGGCTTCAAGGATATCGAAGATTTCATGCTGAATTTTTGGGAGCCGTGGGCATTGTCGAAAG ATCCCGATAACATGGTGGCCATGCTATACACGTGGCAAGCAGGTGACTGCTCGGCTCAGGAGCCATACAATG GCGATTTTGACGCCGCAATGAAAGGGATCAAGGCTAAAGCATTGGTACTTCCCGCTCAGACGGATCTGTACTTCC CACCAGAGGACTCGGAAGACGAGGTAGCGCGGATGAATCCAGGCATTGGCAAGTGTATACCGTTTCCCAGCATTTGGGGTCACTGGGCTGGTGGTCCAGGGGACAGCAAGGAAGATTTGAAGTGGCTGGACGAGAAGCTGAGGGATTTCCTCGCCAACAACTGA
- a CDS encoding Putative ATP-dependent RNA helicase ucp12 has product MVNKPHAPRSGNKSGKKPASSAANLNEEDTSYIVFGDDKKPKKNKQPAPPQPSASDVKAGDSKGKAPAAANGAPQAEEPKTPDTRTLIAGASWTGKLPQTLFNEHCQKQRWEKPEYTIHRAPGNKFTGGVILKRKHPKTQALTILAPIVPPTDYNRERGAQDSAVEARHFAAAYALFRVSNMNNIHMMLPPTFRDLCKRDFQDLKSEAVAQGQGYLYEADPFLAFQKHEEAKKAKEKARADKAKQQVEDKKLEVTSLDGQVQSKHVLKGWMRVPKVEMGVKTRREVERLIREGGAWNPNGHKLGAVGREFIVDDLASIGFRKSHVEEAAELCKDREECLEWLLIHVPEDDLPKWTLPDNYLAGVSLASGDMRREGKIKRLAATGYSMEVCADVLDSCGGDEALAANTLQARLLGQDEVQGAGVEDYEIWDEEQATLEAIFGDRYSNHDRICSITLDVQTQTKKPITLRARPPPGSYPDAVPILSVEAELPAYVRLSILKKVLVTAQSEYVGEQMIFSVLGWLEQNIPAVIENPGRLSEVSSVATPSAEASVQHSRKRARKQPTPIKWTPQTSTSQRILEEWRTRQTTPDQKRMLQARQKLPAWNLQDAIVTSVTSNQVTIISGETGSGKSTQSVQFVLDDLIMRCFGEQANIICTQPRRISALGLADRVADERCVKVGDEVGYAIRGESKQRFGVTKITFVTTGVLLRRLPTSGGSTDDVVRSLADVSHVVIDEVHERSLDTDFLLLLLRDVLKKRKDLKLILMSATLDAATFENYFKAVSSVGKVEIEGRTYPVQDIYLEEIVRATGFGSVEDEEGSTASPYESRPSSGTSTPQPVAPSIGSALRAVGTRINYDLIARTVDLIDQQLGGTEGGILIFLPGVAEIDQTLRALRGIPGLHALPLHASLQSSEQRRVFPKPPPGLRKVIAATNVAETSITIEDIVAVIDTGRVKETSFDPANNMVKLAEVWASRAACKQRRGRAGRVRAGECYKLYTRSAEAKMAERPDPEIRRVPLEQLCLSVRAMGVIDVPSFLASALTPPESLAVDGALKMLGRIGALDNTDLTALGRHLSMIPADLRCGKLLVYGATFGCLEACLTIAAVLTVKSPFVSPQPKREESKAARASFGNGNGDLMCDLRAYEAWADKRSSGEPTSSIRRWCDEYFLTHQTLLDISTNRTQYIASLQEIGFLPPHYRPDHQSAQSFNRHNGSETLLRAVVAGSFQPQVSRIEFPDKKYAASSSGAVELDPEARTIKYFNEENGRVFVHPSSTLLSADKFPGNSAYMSYFNKMATSKVFIRDLTPFNVYSLLMFSGPITIDPQGRGLLVDGWLRLRGWARIGVLVSRMRMMLDEVLARKIEEPGTDLGESEVVKIVRKMVELDGLDR; this is encoded by the coding sequence ATGGTTAACAAACCTCATGCGCCCCGAAGTGGCAACAAGTCGGGCAAGAAGCCGGCCAGCAGTGCTGCCAACCTGAACGAAGAAGACACCAGCTACATCGTGTTTGGCGACGACAAGAAGCCCAAGAAGAACAAACAGCCCGCACCACCTCAGCCATCTGCCAGCGATGTCAAAGCCGGTGACAGCAAAGGCAAAGCGCCGGCTGCTGCGAATGGTGCACCCCAAGCAGAAGAGCCCAAGACGCCTGACACACGAACCCTGATCGCAGGCGCATCATGGACGGGCAAGCTGCCTCAGACACTCTTCAACGAGCACTGTCAGAAGCAGCGATGGGAGAAGCCGGAGTACACGATCCATCGCGCACCTGGCAACAAGTTCACCGGCGGCGTCATACTGAAGCGGAAGCACCCCAAGACGCAGGCCCTCACCATCCTGGCCCCCATCGTTCCTCCGACCGACTACAACCGAGAACGAGGCGCGCAAGACTCAGCAGTGGAGGCACGACATTTCGCGGCCGCCTACGCCCTGTTCCGTGTTAGCAACATGAACAACATCCACATGATGCTTCCGCCCACCTTTCGCGACTTGTGCAAGCGCGATTTCCAGGATCTCAAGAGCGAGGCTGTTGCACAGGGACAAGGATATCTGTATGAGGCAGACCCATTCCTGGCGTTTCAGAAGCATGAGGAGGCAAAGAAGGCAAAGGAGaaggcaagagcagacaagGCGAAGCAGCAGGTCGAGGACAAGAAGCTAGAGGTCACAAGTCTCGACGGCCAAGTGCAAAGCAAGCACGTTCTCAAGGGCTGGATGAGAGTACCGAAGGTGGAAATGGGCGTCAAGACCAGGAGGGAGGTCGAAAGACTGATCCGAGAAGGAGGAGCCTGGAATCCCAACGGTCACAAGCTTGGCGCTGTGGGCCGAGAATTCATCGTGGACGACCTGGCAAGCATTGGCTTCCGTAAAAGTCACGTTGAAGAGGCAGCGGAGCTGTGCAAAGATCGAGAAGAGTGCCTCGAGTGGCTACTCATCCATGTGCCTGAGGATGACCTGCCCAAGTGGACACTACCGGACAACTATCTGGCTGGCGTCAGCCTTGCGAGTGGCGACATGAGGCGTGAGGGCAAGATCAAACGTCTTGCTGCCACTGGGTACTCGATGGAAGTCTGCGCAGACGTCCTTGATTCCTGCGGAGGCGACGAGGCGCTCGCTGCAAACACTTTACAGGCTCGACTGCTCGGACAGGACGAGGTGCAGGGCGCCGGTGTTGAAGACTACGAGATCTGGGACGAAGAACAAGCCACTCTCGAAGCGATATTTGGCGACAGATACTCCAACCACGACAGAATATGCAGCATCACGCTCGACGTACAGACTCAGACCAAGAAACCTATCACTCTCCGAGCTCGTCCGCCTCCGGGCTCTTACCCGGATGCTGTGCCAATATTGTCAGTCGAGGCTGAGCTACCTGCGTATGTACGGCTCAGCATACTCAAGAAGGTTCTTGTAACTGCGCAGTCTGAGTACGTCGGCGAGCAGATGATCTTTAGCGTGCTGGGCTGGCTCGAACAAAACATCCCTGCTGTCATCGAAAACCCAGGGCGACTCAGCGAGGTGTCTAGCGTCGCAACGCCTTCCGCTGAGGCCAGCGTGCAACACTCCCGCAAGAGAGCTCGTAAGCAGCCGACACCCATCAAGTGGACGCCACAGACATCCACCAGTCAGCGTATTCTTGAGGAGTGGCGGACGCGACAAACGACGCCTGACCAGAAACGCATGCTTCAAGCTCGTCAGAAATTGCCAGCATGGAACCTGCAAGACGCAATTGTGACTTCTGTTACTTCCAACCAAGTGACGATCATATCTGGAGAGACCGGGTCTGGAAAGTCCACACAATCTGTGCAGTTCGTTCTCGACGATCTCATCATGCGCTGCTTTGGTGAGCAGGCGAACATAATTTGTACCCAACCACGCAGGATCTCTGCTCTCGGGCTAGCAGATCGTGTAGCAGATGAGCGCTGCGTCAAAGTGGGTGACGAAGTCGGCTACGCGATCCGTGGCGAGTCCAAGCAGAGATTCGGCGTTACCAAGATCACCTTCGTCACCACTGGTGTGCTCTTGCGTCGGCTACCAACAAGTGGCGGCAGCACCGACGACGTAGTGAGAAGCCTCGCGGATGTCAGCCACGTCGTTATCGATGAGGTGCACGAACGCAGTCTCGACACGGACTTCTTGCTGCTGCTGTTACGTGATGTTTTGAAGAAGCGGAAAGATCTCAAGTTGATCCTCATGAGTGCCACGCTTGACGCTGCTACCTTCGAGAACTACTTCAAAGCAGTCTCCAGTGTTGGTAAGGTCGAGATCGAAGGTCGGACATATCCAGTTCAGGACATCTACCTCGAAGAGATCGTGCGTGCCACCGGCTTCGGCTCGGTCGAAGATGAGGAAGGCAGCACCGCTTCGCCGTACGAAAGTCGACCGTCTTCTGGTACCTCGACTCCACAGCCGGTCGCACCCAGCATTGGAAGTGCCCTTCGTGCTGTTGGGACTAGGATCAACTACGATCTCATCGCTCGCACAGTGGATCTCATTGACCAGCAACTCGGCGGTACTGAGGGAGGCATCCTGATCTTTCTTCCTGGTGTCGCTGAGATTGATCAGACACTACGTGCTCTGCGCGGTATACCTGGGCTGCACGCATTACCCTTACACGCTTCCTTGCAGAGTTCTGAACAGCGCCGAGTCTTCCCTAAGCCGCCACCTGGCTTGCGAAAAGTCATTGCTGCTACCAATGTCGCCGAGACATCCATCACGATTGAAGACATCGTCGCGGTCATCGATACCGGCAGAGTCAAAGAGACGAGTTTCGACCCTGCAAACAACATGGTCAAGCTAGCAGAGGTGTGGGCAAGTCGAGCAGCTTGTAAGCAGCGACGTGGTCGTGCTGGTCGTGTCAGAGCTGGCGAATGCTACAAGCTGTACACTCGATCAGCTGAAGCGAAGATGGCCGAACGACCAGATCCCGAGATTCGTCGAGTTCCGCTGGAGCAACTCTGTCTGTCAGTGAGAGCCATGGGCGTTATAGACGTGCCATCTTTCCTCGCTAGCGCACTGACACCACCAGAGAGCCTAGCTGTCGATGGAGCACTTAAGATGCTGGGCAGAATTGGTGCACTTGATAACACTGATCTCACTGCACTAGGTCGCCATCTGTCCATGATACCCGCCGACTTGAGATGCGGCAAACTCCTCGTGTACGGGGCCACGTTCGGGTGTCTCGAAGCTTGCCTGACAATCGCGGCTGTTCTGACTGTGAAGAGTCCATTCGTCAGCCCCCAGCCCAAGCGCGAAGAGTCAAAAGCAGCCAGAGCATCATTCGGTAATGGCAACGGCGATTTGATGTGCGACCTTCGAGCTTATGAGGCTTGGGCTGACAAGCGGTCCTCCGGCGAGCCAACATCATCCATCCGCCGCTGGTGCGATGAGTACTTTCTCACGCACCAAACGCTTCTTGACATCTCGACGAACCGTACGCAATACATCGCTTCACTGCAAGAGATCGGCTTCCTGCCACCTCACTACCGCCCCGACCACCAGTCAGCACAAAGCTTCAATCGTCACAACGGCTCCGAAACACTGCTTCGCGCCGTCGTCGCGGGCTCCTTCCAACCTCAAGTGTCACGTATAGAGTTCCCAGACAAGAAATACGCCGCATCCTCATCCGGCGCCGTAGAGCTCGACCCGGAAGCAAGAACGATCAAGTACTTCAACGAGGAGAACGGTCGAGTCTTCGTGCATCCATCATCGACACTCTTGTCAGCCGACAAGTTTCCTGGAAACAGCGCTTATATGTCCTACTTCAACAAGATGGCGACCAGCAAGGTCTTCATCCGAGATCTTACACCATTCAATGTGTACAGCTTGTTGATGTTCAGTGGACCGATCACGATTGATCCCCAAGGACGAGGACTGCTGGTGGATGGATGGTTGAGATTGCGAGGCTGGGCACGCATAGGGGTTCTGGTCAGTAGGATGAGGATGATGCTTGATGAGGTATTGGCGAGGAAGATTGAGGAGCCGGGTACCGATCTTGGGGAGTCAGAGGTTGTCAAGATTGTGAGGAAGATGGTGGAATTAGATGGACTTGACCGGTAG
- a CDS encoding Putative acyl-coenzyme A synthetase, whose translation MVIEHLLCRKSRFLNSQTHYRPQKLTPSDRNHGFYHFQYLEGASTGAAPMDSKLQQTANKRLADGESTFIGQTWGLSETTGAVTAPLKDSPDNTGSIGYILPSVEIRVVDDDYRDVQEGQEGELIIRSVLVTKGYYDNPEATKASFHGEWFCTGDIGVVRNGKFYVVDRKKELLKYKGLQVAPAELENILFTHPQIREAAVVGVPAPEDPTTDLPRAYVVAVDRAKVSEEEVMEFVKARVAPYKQLRGGVVFVDEIPKNAIGKFLRRELRDRAKREVGRAKL comes from the exons ATGGTCATTGAACATCTCCTATGTCGAAAGTCACGTTTCTTGAATTCTCAGACACACTATCGTCCCCAGAAGCTAACGCCATCTGACCGGAACCATGGCTTCTACCACTTCCAGTACCTAGAAGGAGCATCGACAGGAGCGGCGCCTATGGACAGCAAGCTTCAACAGACAGCGAACAAACGCCTAGCTGATGGTGAGAGCACGTTCATTGGACAGACGTGGGGACTATCTGAGACGACGGGAGCTGTGACTGCGCCACTGAAGGACTCTCCAGACAATACAGGATCAATCGGATACATCCTGCCCAGTGTAGAGATCCGGGTTGTGGATGATGACTATCGTGATGTCCAGGAAGGCCAAGAAGGAGAACTTATCATCCGAAGTGTCCTCGTAACGAAGGGCTACTACGACAACCCCGAAGCAACCAAAGCTAGCTTCCACGGAGAGTGGTTCTGCACTGGTGACATTGGCGTCGTGAGGAATGGCAAGTTCTACGTGGTTGACAGGAAGAAG GAACTCCTCAAATACAAAGGCCTCCAAGTCGCACCCGCAGAACTCGAAAACATCCTCTTCACGCACCCACAAATCCGCGAAGCGGCTGTCGTGGGCGTCCCAGCTCCTGAAGATCCCACTACAGATCTGCCGAGGGCGTACGTGGTTGCTGTCGATCGTGCCAAGGTCAGTGAGGAGGAGGTGATGGAGTTTGTCAAGGCAAGAGTGGCGCCGTATAAGCAATTACGGGGAGGTGTGGTGTTTGTTGATGAGATTCCGAAGAATGCTATTGGGAAGTTCTTGAGGAGAGAACTGAGGGATCGGGCGAAGCGGGAGGTGGGGAGAGCGAAGTTGTGA
- a CDS encoding Glyoxylate reductase, with translation MPTTRPDILLIQSPIQAIDHTRRTLLAQNFNLINYDCTTLSDFRQRMHPGRPYASLQAILRLGWHKVGAYADLKPFIQHGHGSAFPPSLKILCSSGHGYDAADTFALAKRGIWYCNTPNACTEAVANSALWLVLDTFRYLTFAQNSARHDWSLSWDFGMEAEDPTGNSLGIAGLGDIGMAIARKSEVAYGMRVHYCGPRRKVENEKGLEYGARYYETVEDMIPAVDCLVLAAPFTRETHHMLGRDQFALAKPSVSGS, from the coding sequence ATGCCCACCACCCGTCCCGACATCCTCCTCATCCAATCCCCCATCCAAGCCATAGACCACACCCGCCGCACCCTCCTCGCACAAAACTTCAACCTAATCAACTACGACTGCACCACCCTCTCCGACTTCCGCCAGCGCATGCACCCCGGAAGACCCTACGCCTCACTCCAAGCCATCCTACGACTAGGCTGGCACAAAGTCGGCGCGTACGCCGACCTCAAACCCTTCATTCAGCACGGACATGGTAGCGCATTTCCACCCTCTCTCAAAATACTCTGTTCCTCCGGCCACGGCTACGACGCCGCCGACACATTCGCTCTAGCCAAACGCGGGATATGGTACTGCAACACGCCGAACGCGTGCACAGAAGCAGTCGCGAATTCTGCGCTGTGGCTCGTGTTGGATACGTTCCGGTATTTGACTTTTGCGCAGAATAGTGCGCGGCATGATTGGAGCCTCAGTTGGGATTTTGGGATGGAGGCGGAAGATCCAACGGGGAATTCGCTAGGGATTGCCGGGCTGGGGGATATTGGGATGGCGATTGCGAGGAAGAGTGAAGTGGCGTATGGGATGAGGGTGCATTATTGTGGTCCGAGACGGAAAGTTGAGAATGAGAAGGGGCTGGAGTATGGGGCAAGGTATTATGAGACGGTGGAAGATATGATTCCAGCTGTAGATTGTCTCGTTCTCGCCGCGCCGTTTACTAGGGAGACGCATCACATGCTGGGTAGAGATCAATTCGCTCTTGCGAAGCCATCGGTCTCAGGGTCTTGA
- a CDS encoding Quinate permease, with translation MGGLRLHASSDDPPEVRNWRVHLMALIVSFGALAMGYDTSVIGGTMALAPFRRDFGLDGKTSFQRDTLQGNIVSTFQAGTFFGALLTFPLGEKIGRKRAIMVASMIFLVGGTLMTASNGLLGLLYAGRGIAGFGIGSVSLLVPVYIAETSPPSIRGRLVGIFEILSQGGGMLGFWINYAVNQTISDRLKTQWIIPLALQLLPGLFLLVGILWCPESPRWYAKTDQLEKAATTLSWIRGLPQDHPYIQQELSEIRAQNIVAKPPPGVKSSNKYMFKRLFQKGTRNRIGTGLLLMAFQNLTGVNIITYYSPRIFETLGITGTDTKLFATGFYGLAKTLGMIIFSVWLVERLGRRPGLIWGAFVGSLPMWYLGAYVMKADPSGAAAAGETSRGGAGYFAMVCVYLYGLIYCATWQGITWVYCSEIFPMDIRMLCVAITTADQWLWSFIISRTTPYMITSLGYGTYMFFASLMVCMGFWACEYSPHPALPRRLRHKCGCANHMIADFFVPETKGKSLEDMEPIFGAPTVLDIKTADDPEDAPGTTLDEKKLDSSKVTYIETTSPHEQRPIIRILSA, from the exons ATGGGCGGCCTACGGCTCCATGCGAGTAGCGATGACCCGCCGGAGGTGCGCAACTGGCGGGTGCACCTCATGGCATTGATTGTGAGCTTTGGAGCACTTG CGATGGGATACGATACGTCCGTGATAGGCGGGACGATGGCCTTGGCTCCCTTCAGACGAGACTTCGGGCTCGATGGCAAAACCAGCTTTCAGAGGGACACTCTCCAAGGCAACATTGTATCGACCTTCCAGGCCGGCACATTCTTCGGTGCGCTTCTCACGTTCCCACTTGGGGAGAAGATCGGTCGAAAGCGTGCCATCATGGTAGCTAGCATGATCTTCCTTGTAGGGGGTACTCTGATGACGGCTTCGAACGGCTTGCTCGGGCTACTCTATGCTGGACGAGGCATTGCTGGCTTCGGCATCGGTTCTGTATCTCTCCTGGTCCCTGTCTACATTGCTGAGACCAGTCCACCATCGATTCGTGGACGGCTCGTTGGTATCTTTGAGATCTTGTCCCAAGGAGGTGGCATGCTGGGCTTCTGGATCAACTATGCTGTCAACCAGACGATCTCCGATAGGTTAAAGACACAATGGATTATCCCACTTGCACTGCAGCTCTTACCTGGTCTCTTCCTTCTAGTCGGCATTCTGTGGTGCCCTGAGTCTCCACGATGGTATGCAAAGACAGATCAGCTGGAGAAGGCAGCCACCACTCTGTCGTGGATCCGAGGCTTGCCACAAGATCATCCTTACATCCAACAGGAACTTTCAGAAATCCGCGCACAAAACATCGTAGCCAAACCACCACCTGGTGTCAAGAGCAGCAACAAGTACATGTTCAAGCGTTTGTTCCAGAAAGGCACCCGCAATAGGATCGGGACTGGTCTTTTGCTCATGGCTTTCCAGAACTTGACCG GTGTCAACATCATCACATACTACAGCCCTCGAATTTTCGAGACTCTCGGTATCACCGGCACTGACACTAAGCTTTTCGCGACTGGCTTCTACGGTCTTGCTAAGACGCTCGGCATGATCATCTTCAGCGTATGGCTCGTTGAGCGATTAGGTCGCCGACCAGGCCTCATATGGGGCGCATTCGTAGGATCCCTACCGATGTGGTACCTTGGAGCCTACGTAATGAAGGCAGATCCATCCGGCGCAGCTGCAGCTGGCGAGACATCACGAGGCGGCGCTGGGTACTTCGCCATGGTATGTGTCTACCTCTACGGCCTGATCTATTGCGCGACTTGGCAAGGTATCACGTGGGTATATTGCTCCGAGATCTTCCCAATGGATATCAGGATGCTCTGCGTGGCCATTACGACAGCAGACCAGTGGTTGTGGAGTTTCATCATCTCGCGGACGACTCCATACATGATTACATCGCTAGGCTATG GTACTTACATGTTCTTCGCCAGCTTGATGGTGTGCATGGGTTTCTGGGCATGTGAGTATTCGCCTCATCCCGCGCTGCCAAGACGGCTGCGCCATAAATGTGGCTGTGCTAATCACATGATTGCAGACTTCTTTGTGCCAGAGACGAAAGGCAAGAGTTTGGA GGACATGGAGCCAATCTTCGGCGCACCAACTGTGCTCGATATCAAGACTGCCGATGACCCCGAAGACGCCCCTGGTACAACACTAGATGAGAAGAAGCTGGATAGTAGCAAGGTCACTTATATCGAGACCACCTCGCCACACGAGCAACGGCCCATCATCAGGATTTTGAGCGCATAG